From the genome of Metarhizium brunneum chromosome 4, complete sequence, one region includes:
- the ESA1 gene encoding Histone acetyltransferase ESA1, giving the protein MAVGTPAGEPTVGSDTPRQRGIATPDTLKTGCIAWVVKDGQPRRAEILSIKETKSGKQFYCNFDNFNKRLDEWVPVTRIDFTQEVEWPNPDKDKSKDPKAKKTTSQTKKAQVPKKGQKRPSKREQSIQSEAATPHPWSEFVESQQQRQTSSVGPDVDSQTQASADATTTPAAADDIEVDDKDDDVKKEEGEFSREEEIEKLRTSGSMTQNPAEISRIRNISKVQFGENDLFPWYFSPYPEVFSQEDVIFVCEFCLSYYGDETAFLRHRKKCTLQHPPGNEIYRDDYVSFFEIDGRRQRTWCRNLCLLSKMFLDHKTLYYDVDPFLFYVMASRTDKGCHIVGYFSKEKESADGYNVACILTLPQYQRKGYGRLLIQFSYELSKIEGKLGSPEKPLSDLGLLSYRQYWSENILDLLMGYNERDDKVTIEAISSALAMTTQDVEHTLQAMKMQVYHKSDHKIVIPENLIKQREKQKLKLRRVLDPGRIQWKPPVFTASSRTWGW; this is encoded by the exons ATGGCTGTGGGAACACCAGCGGGAGAACCCACTGTCGGATCAGACACACCGCGACAAAGGGGAATAGCGACTCCTGATACGCTGAAAACGGGCTGTATAGCTTGGGTGGTCAAGGATGGCCAACCGCGACGCGCGGAGATTCTCAGCATTAAGGAGACCAAGAGCGGAAAGCAATTCTATTGCAACTTCGATAATTTTAATAAACGACTTGATGAATGGGTTCCAGTCACAAGAATTGACTTCACACAAGAAGTGGAATGGCCAAATCctgacaaggacaagtcaAAAGATCCCAAAGCCAAAAAGACGACATCGCAGACCAAGAAAGCCCAAGTCCCCAAGAAGGGGCAAAAGCGACCCAGTAAAAGAGAGCAGTCGATTCAATCAGAGGCTGCAACGCCTCACCCATGGTCAG AATTTGTAGAGTCTCAACAGCAACGACAGACATCATCTGTTGGTCCCGATGTTGATTCACAGACGCAAGCAAGCGCCGATGCAACTACAACACCGGCTGCAGCGGACGACATAGAAGTGGATGACAAAGACGACGATGTTAAGAAGGAGGAAGGTGAATTCAGTCGGGAAGAAGAGATTGAGAAACTAAGGACCTCCGGATCTATGACTCAAAACCCTGCTGAGATCTCCcgtataagaaatatatcGAAGGTTCAGTTCGGCGAGAATGACCTGTTCCCTTGGTATTTCTCTCCTTACCCCGAGGTTTTCAGCCAAGAAGATGTTATCTTCGTATGCGAATTTTGCCTGAGCTACTATGGGGACGAGACAGCGTTTCTGCGACATAGGAAAAAGTGCACATTGCAGCATCCCCCAGGGAACGAGATATATCGAGATGACTACGTCTCATTCTTTGAGATTGATGGACGCCGGCAGCGAACTTGGTGCAGAAATCTCTGCCTCCTATCTAAGATGTTTCTTGATCATAAAACACTTTACTACGACGTTGATCCGTTTCTTTTCTACGTTATGGCTAGCCGAACGGATAAGGGCTGCCATATCGTTGGATATTTTTCCAAGGAAAAAGAGAGTGCAGATGGATACAATGTTGCCTGCATTCTGACCTTGCCTCAGTATCAGCGAAAAGGGTATGGGCGGCTTCTGATACAGTTTTCATACGAGCTTTCTAAAATAGAAGGCAAGCTAGGATCACCAGAAAAACCGCTCTCTGATTTAGGTCTGCTGAGCTATCGTCAGTACTGGTCAGAGAACATTCTTGATCTGCTCATGGGGTACAATGAGCGGGACGACAAAGTCACCATTGAAGCAATATCTTCTGCTCTCGCTATGACCACGCAGGATGTCGAACACACCCTTCAAGCCATGAAAATGCAAGTATACCACAAAAGCGACCATAAGATTGTCATCCCGGAGAACCTCATTAAGCAGagagaaaaacaaaaactgAAACTGAGACGGGTGCTTGACCCGGGGCGCATACAGTGGAAGCCGCCAGTGTTCACTGCATCCAGTCGAACGTGGGGCTGGTGA
- the REX4 gene encoding RNA exonuclease 4 has protein sequence MAELSSNWKKLQARLNPGKQTQRPSLKRNAEDETSSTSKLPKFSAKASPRPTQSLNTKVKRIANMGGVHSSGVGDESNTGQSPSIGLWATDRGVSSEALADAYGLGIKESSVTVASYNDRVNHGRSCNVDVGKYVGLDCEMVGVGQGGHESALARISLVDFHGRQIYDSYVKPRERVTDWRTAVSGVSQREMRFAREFEEVQREVYDIIEGRILVGHDIKHDLDALKLSHPPRDIRDTAKHHAFKKYGHGRKPSLRVLARELLATEIQEGPHSSTEDARVTMLIFRKYKPSFDTEHANRYQQRTPPTTTRKSKKHRRKQ, from the coding sequence ATGGCTGAGTTATCTTCCAACTGGAAGAAGCTCCAGGCAAGGCTCAACCCTGGCAAGCAAACACAACGCCCATCTTTGAAGCGTAATGCAGAGGATGAGACGTCAAGCACATCTAAGTTACCTAAGTTTTCAGCAAAGGCTTCACCAAGGCCCACCCAATCTTTAAACACTAAAGTCAAGCGGATTGCGAATATGGGCGGAGTGCATAGTTCCGGAGTGGGAGATGAATCCAACACTGGCCAGTCACCATCCATCGGGCTTTGGGCGACAGACCGGGGCGTTTCGAGTGAGGCCCTAGCAGACGCATATGGCCTCGGTATCAAAGAGAGTTCAGTGACCGTGGCTTCTTATAACGATAGAGTCAATCACGGTCGATCATGCAATGTCGATGTTGGAAAATATGTTGGACTGGATTGTGAAATGGTTGGAGTTGGCCAAGGGGGGCATGAGTCAGCTCTGGCTCGAATCAGTTTGGTTGACTTTCATGGACGACAAATTTACGATTCTTATGTGAAGCCAAGGGAACGGGTCACTGACTGGAGGACGGCTGTGAGTGGCGTATCCCAAAGAGAAATGAGGTTTGCGAGAGAGTTCGAAGAAGTTCAACGCGAAGTATACGATATCATCGAAGGACGGATCTTGGTTGGACACGACATAAAGCATGACCTAGATGCGTTGAAACTGAGCCATCCTCCGAGGGATATCCGAGATACCGCCAAACATCACGCATTCAAGAAATACGGACATGGGCGAAAGCCTTCTCTACGAGTTCTGGCTCGAGAACTTCTAGCTACTGAAATACAAGAAGGTCCACATTCTAGCACTGAGGATGCACGCGTCACCATGCTCATTTTCCGAAAATACAAGCCGAGTTTTGACACCGAGCACGCAAATCGCTACCAACAAAGGACTCCTCCAACCACTACAAGGAAATCCAAGAAACATAGAAGGAAACAATAA
- the ufaA1 gene encoding Tuberculostearic acid methyltransferase UfaA1 has translation MQLPVLPETLNRHLRDGSDMVRSTIVGLAWAPAVSVARSAILTTLSCIDTGTLLLVDEPGGTRHVFGQKLSSGADLSPTGTHERRACTTPRVEIVIKKETFWMRLFLFADIGFSEAYMLGDVICEDLTSFFQLFITNRDRMRNGTTVVSRISSSLSYLARSTNTLSNSLLNISAHYDISNDMFAAFLSSDMTYSCPVWQTRIDSGLGDESLEAAQQRKLTRFIEGAKLKATDHVLEIGTGWGSFAIEAVSKTGCRVTSITLSKEQKELAEARVRAVGLHERIEIMLTDYRQLPVPEKPYDKIVSIEMLEAVGQEYLGTYFDCVNRLLKPDGGIAMFQCITMPENRHEAYSKSVDFINQYIFPGGYLPSITQLLSHISEQSHGTLIIEKVENIGGHYAKTLRLWNENFQSHFDSQIKPALLHNHPGMTKDAIEVFRRKWEARNPDVVFSSPQFH, from the exons ATGCAGCTACCAGTATTGCCGGAAACCCTCAACAGGCATCTGAGAGATGGATCAGACATGGTCCGCAGTACGATAGTTGGCTTGGCCTGGGCACCTGCCGTGTCTGTAGCAAGATCCGCCATTCTCACTACTCTATCATGCATCGACACCGGCACGCTTCTACTTGTCGATGAACCTGGCGGAACTCGGCATGTGTTTGGTCAAAAGCTCTCTTCTGGCGCTGACCTGTCGCCTACGGGTACTCACGAGAGGCGAGCTTGCACTACGCCTCGCGTGGAGATTGTTATCAAGAAAGAGACATTCTGGATGCGGCTGTTTTTGTTCGCTGATATAGGATTTTCTGAGGCATACATGCTTGGAGATGTCATTTGCGAAGATCTGACTTCATTTTTCCAG ctcttcatcaccaacagAGACCGCATGCGCAACGGAACCACGGTCGTGTCTAGGATCTCATCTTCACTATCATATCTTGCTAGATCCACCAATACCCTCTCCAATTCACTATTGAACATTTCGGCACACTATGACATTAGTAACGACATGTTTGCTGCCTTCCTCTCAAGCGACATGACATATTCTTGCCCAGTGTGGCAAACTCGGATAGATTCCGGCCTAGGTGATGAGAGTCTAGAAGCCGCCCAGCAGAGGAAACTGACTCGCTTTATCGAGGGCGCAAAGCTCAAAGCGACAGACCATGTCCTTGAGATAGGCACTGGCTGGGGCTCCTTTGCCATTGAAGCTGTCAGCAAAACTGGCTGCAGAGTGACGTCCATAACACTTTCAaaagagcaaaaagagtTGGCAGAGGCACGAGTGCGTGCTGTTGGACTCCATGAACGGATCGAGATCATGTTGACAGACTACCGCCAACTTCCGGTCCCTGAAAAGCCATACGACAAGATTGTGTCTATCGAAATGCTCGAAGCAGTTGGCCAGGAGTATCTGGGCACTTATTTTGATTGTGTGAATAGGCTCCTCAAGCCGGATGGAGGCATCGCGATGTTCCAGTGTATAACGATGCCTGAGAACCGTCATGAGGCATACTCCAAATCAGTAGA TTTTATCAACCAATACATATTCCCGGGAGGATACTTGCCCTCCATCACACAACTTTTGAGCCATATCAGCGAGCAGTCGCATGGCACGCTCATAATCGAGAAGGTGGAGAATATCGGTGGGCATTATGCCAAGACTTTACGCTTGTGGAACGAAAACTTCCAGAGTCATTTTGACAGTCAAATCAAGCCCGCACTCTTGCATAATCACCCAGGAATGACGAAAGACGCTATTGAGGTCTTTCGAAGAAAATGGGAGGCAAGAAACCCCGATGTCGTGTTTTCGTCTCCTCAATTTCACTAA
- the mcm6 gene encoding DNA replication licensing factor mcm6, translated as MASSDAGYMMSDAPLQRRHMAFPSSSSTRPRGPPSENLGAASDDEGDAFADDQVPRSSRIPDAASVPRVEDRIGVLVQEHFEAFIESFAEDPLSSAPTSSAVTTDKYYVAQIRSMRNMQLSTFYVDYKHLAAWENGSLADGVMRQYYRFLPFLTVALHNMIAKYEPQYFREHRQPTASSTLSTSAASQLGSASQSDASHRKNEHQQTDKLFSIAFYNLPLVSRVRSLRAANIGQLLSISGTVTRTSEVRPELSLATFVCEACRAVVPNVEQTFRYTEPTQCPNGTCSNRVAWQLDIRHSTFVDWQKVRIQENSSEIPTGSMPRTLDVILRGEIVDRAKAGEKCIFSGALIVVPDVSQLGLPGLRPTAIRDDRGAPRGNDAGGSGVTGLKALGVRDLTYRLAFLACFVAPDTSSTGQPAANSAADIVNALTQSNSVEGADSIEDAQAAVLASMNPSEIEDLRAMVHGDHIYSRMVQSIAPMVYGHEVVKKGILLQLMSGVHKTTPEGMQLRGDINICIVGDPSTSKSQFLKYVCSFAPRAVYTSGKASSAAGLTAAVVKDEETGEFTIEAGALMLADNGICAIDEFDKMDVADQVAIHEAMEQQTISIAKAGIQATLNARTSVLAAANPVGGRYNRKATLRSNINMSAPIMSRFDLFFVILDECNEQIDRHLAEHIVGIHQLRDEAVEPEFSTEQLQRYIRFAKTFRPVFTDEARDVLVTKYKELRADDAQGGVGKNSYRITVRQLESMIRLSEAIAKVNCVEEIDAKMVCEAYDLLRQSIISVEHDDVEMMEEDESQEDGQVLLHAAEAASGRQADNTMAVDEEPPSSSSLVENADMKKKRTVTYDKYIKMVNMIVQRISDDENGSGDGVEGEDLINWYLEQQEEELEGEDAYHTERALANLVLKKMVKDNILMALRGEVLDGESSSSAAGVVYVLHPNCAVEEF; from the exons ATGGCTTCTAGTGATGCTGGATACATGATGTCCGATGCGCCGTTGCAAAGACGACATATGGccttcccttcttcttcctcaactcGCCCGAGAGGACCTCCGTCGGAGAACCTTGGTGCTGCTAGTGACGACGAGGGTGATGCTTTTGCCGATGACCAAGTCCCGCGAAGTTCACGCATCCCGGATGCCGCCAGTGTCCCTCGCGTTGAGGACCGAATAGGAGTACTTGTTCAAGAGCATTTTGAAGCGTTCATTGAGAG TTTTGCCGAAGATCCACTATCAAGCGCGCCAACTTCGAGCGCTGTCACTACAGACAAATACTATGTAGCACAAATCAGGTCGATGAGAAATATGCAGCTTTCTACGTTCTACGTTGATTACAAACATCTTGCTGCGTGGGAAAATGGCAGTTTGGCTGATGGAGTAATGCGCCAGTATTATCGATTTTTGCCTTTTCTTACGGTAGCTCTACACAATATGATTGCAAAATACGAACCGCAGTATTTTCGGGAACATCGCCAGCCAACAGCGTCGAGCACGCTGTCAACTTCGGCGGCTAGCCAGCTTGGTTCTGCCAGCCAGAGCGACGCCTCTCACAGAAAGAATGAGCACCAGCAAACTGATAAGCTCTTCTCTATTGCCTTCTATAACTTGCCTCTAGTCTCACGGGTCCGTAGCCTGCGGGCAGCCAATATTGGACAGCTCCTCTCCATTTCTGGCACGGTCACTAGGACTTCAGAGGTTCGGCCAGAATTGTCACTAGCTACCTTTGTTTGCGAAGCATGCAGAGCTGTTGTGCCAAATGTCGAGCAAACTTTCCGATACACGGAGCCAACTCAGTGTCCCAATGGAACTTGCTCAAATAGAGTTGCTTGGCAGTTAGATATTCGGCACAGCACCTTCGTCGATTGGCAAAAGGTTCGCATTCAAGAGAACAGTTCCGAGATCCCTACCGGCAGCATGCCTAGGACTCTAGATGTTATTCTCCGTGGCGAGATTGTGGATAGAGCCAAGGCAGGGGAGAAGTGTATCTTCTCCGGTGCTCTTATCGTCGTTCCTGATGTTAGCCAGCTAGGTTTGCCAGGACTGAGACCCACCGCCATTCGCGATGATCGAGGGGCACCACGTGGTAATGATGCTGGAGGAAGTGGTGTCACGGGTCTGAAGGCCCTGGGTGTTCGTGACCTTACATATCGCCTTGCTTTCCTGGCCTGTTTCGTTGCCCCTGATACTTCGAGCACGGGTCAACCAGCGGCAAACAGTGCTGCTGATATAGTAAACGCCCTCACTCAAAGCAATTCCGTCGAAGGAGCCGATTCCATAGAAGATGCGCAAGCCGCTGTTCTTGCGTCGATGAACCCGTCCGAGATCGAAGATCTGCGAGCAATGGTCCATGGTGACCACATATACTCCCGTATGGTACAGTCCATAGCCCCCATGGTATATGGCCATGAAGTGGTCAAAAAAGGTATACTACTACAGCTCATGTCAGGTGTGCACAAGACAACACCCGAAGGAATGCAATTGCGTGGTGATATCAACATATGCATTGTTGGGGACCCATCTACATCCAAATCCCAATTTTTGAAGTATGTCTGCTCATTTGCTCCACGAGCCGTCTACACAAGTGGAAAGGCATCGTCGGCCGCAGGTCTCACTGCGGCAGTggtcaaagatgaagagaCGGGAGAGTTCACTATTGAGGCTGGCGCTCTGATGTTAGCAGATAATGGCATCTGCGCTATTGACGAATTTGACAAGATGGATGTGGCTGATCAAGTGGCCATTCATGAAGCGATGGAACAACAGACAATATCCATTGCTAAGGCTGGCATTCAAGCAACACTTAACGCTCGAACTAGCgtgttggctgctgcgaaTCCTGTCGGCGGAAGATACAACCGCAAGGCGACGTTGAGGTCCAATATTAACATGTCGGCACCAATCATGTCTCGATTCGATTTATTTTTTGTTATCCTCGATGAGTGTAACGAGCAAATTGATCGCCATCTCGCAGAGCATATTGTCGGCATCCACCAGCTGCGCGACGAGGCGGTCGAGCCTGAGTTCAGCACCGAGCAGCTCCAGCGGTACATCCGATTTGCTAAAACATTTCGCCCAGTGTTTACGGACGAAGCTAGAGATGTTTTGGTTACGAAATACAAGGAATTGCGAGCCGACGACGCTCAAGGAGGAGTCGGTAAGAACTCATACCGTATTACCGTGCGACAATTGGAAAGCATGATCCGTCTTAGCGAGGCTATTGCCAAAGTGAATTGTGTTGAGGAGATTGACGCAAAAATGGTGTGTGAAGCATATGACTTGCTTCGCCAAAGCATCATTTCGGTTGAACATGATGACGTGGAAatgatggaggaggacgaATCGCAAGAGGATGGTCAAGTTCTTCTCCATGCCGCAGAGGCTGCATCTGGGAGACAAGCCGACAACACTATGGCGGTGGATGAGGAGCCACCTAGTAGCTCATCCCTGGTAGAAAATGCGgatatgaagaagaagcggaCGGTTACATACGACAAATACATCAAGATGGTCAACATGATAGTACAACGAAtcagcgacgacgagaacGGGAGCGGGGACGGCGTCGAAGGCGAGGATCTCATCAATTGGTATTTGGAAcagcaggaggaggagttgGAGGGTGAAGATGCCTACCATACTGAAAGAGCTCTGGCCAACTTGGTTTTGAAGAAAATGGTTAAA GACAACATTTTAATGGCCCTCCGAGGAGAAGTTTTGGATGGCGAAAGTTCGTCCAGTGCTGCTGGAGTAGTTTACGTCCTTCACCCCAACTGTGCAGTGGAGGAGTTCTAA